The DNA sequence CGCCCCCGCCCCGACGGAATCCCCGCCCCTCGCCGCGCGGGTCTTCGTAGCGGACCCGGATGAACCGAAACCCTTCGTCGCTCTGCGCCGCGGCATGCGGCGCCACCGGCAGCAGCGCGGCCGGCATGAGGGCGACAAAAAGTAGGATTCGAAGCAACATGAAGCGAAGCGCGTGACGCGCATTTAGTGACCCTGCCCGGGTTACTCGCCGGCCGGATCGTCGACCAGTTTGAGGAGCAGCTTCTGGGCCTCCCGGTACCCCGGGGCCAGCTCCAGCGACTGCAGCACCGCCCGCCGGGCGCCGGCGGACTGACCGTCGGCATACAGGCTGAGGGCATACAAATAATACGCCTCGGAGCGATCCACCGGGTTCAGCCCCAGGATGGCGCGGCGCGCGCGCACGGCGCCGGCGGTGTTACCCACTTCGAGGTAGCCCTCCGCGAGACGCGCCTGCACGTCGCGATCGTAGGGGGCGACATCCAGACTCCGCTCGCGCAGGGCGACGGCCTCCGCGGTGCGGCCGGCGGCCTCGTACAGGTCGGCCAGTTCGAGCGCCTCCGCCGCGGCGTGTTCGGCGCGCGCCAGATAGGCTTCCAGCACCTCGATGCGCCGGGCCGTATCGCCCGTTTCGCGATAGACGGCGGCCAGTCCGGTATAGGCGTTTCCGGGATCCACGTACGCAGGGTAGACCGACAGGGCCTGCCGGAAGTTGCGCTCGGCGCCGGCAAAGTCCTTCTCGTCGAGCAACCTGTAGCCTTCGCGCAGCGCCGCGATCAGGGCGTTTTCACCGCCCCCGGTCAGCCGATCCAGCAGCGACGGCGCCTGGTCCTCGACGAACGGATTGGGCCAGCCGGCGAGGACGTCCGAGAGCTCGCCGCGACGCCGGCGGAGCCGCTCCGCGAAGGCCGCATCGATCTGCGCCAGCGTCTGCCCCGTCGCCTGGCGCACGCTTTCGGCTGAATTCAGCCCGGCCGCGAAGCCGCGCAGGACGTTGACGACGGCGTCGTGCCCGTAGTCGGCGTCGATCATGGCGATGACTTCGGAGGCGTGGAAATAGCTCAGCAGAATCTGCCCCTCGAAGGTCGGCCGCGTGAAGCCGCGGTCGATCGATTCGAGCGGGAGCAACTTATTCTGATCGAACGCCATCAGGAGTTCGAGCTCCATCTCCCGCCCCCACTCCGGCCGTGCGACGCGTTCCTCGTAGACCGCAAGCCCCTCGGCGAACCAGCGTGGGAGCTTGAACTCCGCGAGCCCGATCGACATGGTGTGCGCCAGCTCGTGCCACAGCGTGCGCGCCCAGTTGTAGCTGCCGGCCGGCTGGCCTTTCGGCGTGTTGATCGCCAGGACGTCGCCGAAACACACCCCGAGGAGCCCGATGTGGGGAACGCCGGCGACGCGGACGGCGAAATCGTCGGGATCGTTGTAGGCCTCCAGGAAGATCTTCCCGGCCGGCGTGTACGGATACCGGAGGCGGAGGTCGACATACGCCTCCTCCGCCAGCGCCAGAATGGACGGCCCCAGCACGTCGCTCTCGCTGGCGTGGATCAGCAGGCGGAAGTGCTCGCTGTCGAGCAGCGCGAAGTTCTCGTATTCGTCGAGCAGTTCGAGGGTATTGCCCACGAAGACATTAAACGGATCGCGCTCGAAACTGAAATCGAGATACCGGCGGGCCTCCTGCGACCGCCCCAGACGCAGCAGGCTCGTGCCCAGCTGGGCATAGGCTTTCGGATTGCGGCGATCGGTCTGCACGGCGGCGAGGCTGAAATCGACCGCATCCGGGTACCGGAACTTCATCTCGCTGTTATGCGCGAGGGTGAGATAGAACTCGCCGGCGCGCGGGTTGATCGCCAGGGCGCGGCGCTCCACCTCGGCATACCGCACCGTGTCGCCCTGCAGGTAGTAGGACGAGGCGAGGTGCCCGAGGGCTTCGATCGACGTGGAATCGATGTCGAGCGCCCGCAGCGCCGACGTCTCGGCCTCGGTGAAGAGTCCGTCGACGATCGCGAGGCCGGCGAGGATGCTGTAGGCGTCGACGCTCAGCGGGTTCTCGGCCAGCGCCTTCCGGGCATACTGCTCGCGGGCCTCGAACCCGTTGGTGGCCCGGGCCAGCCCCGTATAGAGCGGCGCGTAATGCGGGTTCAGGGTCAGCGCCTCTTCGTAGGTGCGGACGGCGTCGGCGTCGTTGTATTTCTCGCGGAACAGCTCCGCCCACCAGTAGAGGTTTTCGATATGCCCGGGCTCGATGCGATACGCGAGCCGGAACGCCTCGTTCGCATCGCGAAATTCCCCGATCCGCGCGGCGGCGAGCGCCCCCACGCCCAGCTCTTCAGCCGTCGTCAGTTCGTTGTTTTTGTACCGGCGGTAGATGGCCCCGAAAATATCCGCGGCCTGCGTCACCTGCCCCTGCCGCTCCATGACGAGCGCCAGGGCGAGCACGTTGCGCAGGTAGCTGATATCCCGCTCGGCCGCGGCGCGGTAGGCGACGGATGCATCGCCCAGGCGGCCCATGGCCTCGAGCAGCCGGCCTCGGGCGGACAGCAGGAAGGCGTCGTCGCCGGCGCGGCGCAGGTAGCCGTCGATGACCCCCAGCCCTTCGTCGTATGCGCCGGTCGCGATATACGTCTCGGCCAGATAGACGGCGGCGCGGCCGCCCCGGCCGCCGGCCTCGTTCAGCTGATCGGTGAACGCGCGCCGCGCCCGGGCATAATCGCCCGTCTGCAACGCTTCATAGCCCGCATCCGCTTGCGCATACACGTCCGCAGGACGCCCGGAGGTGGCGAAGACGAGCAATACCAGACCGATGGCGAGCGTACGCATAGGCCTCGACAGGGGTGATGGTCGACGCGCCGGGATTGAGGGAATCCGGCACGCGTGATAAGACGTTCTGCCCGCGGATCGTCGAAAAGGGGGCTAGATGGCTAGACGCCCCAGGCCATTCGACATTCCATTACGCTGCTCGATCGCCACCGCGTTCCGTCGGACGAGCATGCGGGCATGCGACTCATCCGATCCAGACGGACAGAGGGAAGACGATATATTCAGCATAGAACAGTCCCCAGAGCAATAGGTAATACCGCGTCATCGCCCGGGGTTCCTCAGGTTGCACACTCCGTGCGCGGGAGCGGGCCATCGCGAGCAGCAGCAGATGGACGCTGGCAAGCATCGGACCATGCGCGCCATCGACCCCGACGAGGCCGGCAAACGTGACCACGAGATAGCCGGCGGCCAACGCAGCCCCTCCCAGCTCGAAGACGCGCCGAGGACCGAGCCGCAGGCTGAGCGTCGCGATCTCGAACGTCCGATCGCCCTGCATGTCCGGGATGTCCTTGTACCAGGCAATGACGAGCCCGAACACAAAGATAAAACCGGTGAGCAACCATACAACGGCCGGGATGCGGCTTTCCATGCCCATCCGGTCGGCAAAATGCCGGTACAGGAAGATGTTCACGATGAGCCCGCGCACGGTGATGATGCACGCCGCCGCCCAGAAATGAAACCGCTTGAGCCGGATGGGCGGGACGGAATACAGGGTGCCGATCGCCAGACTGGCGAGGACCGTGATCGCCAGATACCGGCCCTCGACGAGCGCGACGGCCACGGCCACCGCGAGACACGCCCCGACGATCAGCCGGCCGGCCCGCACCGAAAGCGCGCCCGATGCCAGGGGCAGGTCGGGCTTGTTGATCCGGTCGATGTCGATATCGACCAGCTGGTTCAGCCCGACGATAAATACGTTCGCCGCCAGACACGCGAGCAGCGTCCAACCCGGCACCTGCCAGCTCACCTCGGGCCGCCCCCCCAGGCTGTAGGCCATCACAAACAACCCCGCCACGCTCAAGGTCGTGCCGATGATCGTATGCGGCCGCGAAAAGGCCCAGAGGGCGCGTGCTGGATGGCGGGAGGTCGACAAGAGAAAAGGGGAAGATGAAACGTTGGAGGGTGGGACCGGGAGCGCCACGGGCGGCGGACGGTCAGCGGCGAACGGCGGTGAACACGCCAAAGCGAATCAGCCCGGTGCGGTACCCGCGCATCATATGGCGCATGGCCAGCGCGCCGCGGATGGTCGGCCAGCCGGCCCGCAGCAGCCCGGCGAGGCTTGCCGGACGCATCGCCGAGCGGACGACCTCGCCCCAGAACGGCGCCACGGCACCGGTCCAGTCCTCGCCGCACACGGCGTCGAACCCCAGCCCGGCGAGCCGTTCCAGGTAATCTGGCAACGAAATCATGTCGGGAAGATGATACGCGCCGTAGAGTCGTCGAAGCAACCGGCGTTCGGCGGCCCCGGGATCCGGCGGCGACGGACGGATGCACCAGGTGGCGGCGACCAGCCGGCCGCCGGGCCGCAGCAGCCGGGCGCACGTCGCCAGCCAGGCCGATTTGTCGGGAAAATGTTCGGCGCTCTCCAGCGCCCAGACGGCGTCGAACGAAGCCGGCTCGAAGGGTGGTGCGAGGGCATCGGCGACGGAGAAGCGCACGCGGTCGCCCAGGCCGGCCGCCTCGGCGCGCGCGGTGGCGCTGCGCGCCTGCACCGGACTGAGCGTGATGCCCTCGACCTCGGCCCCGAGTTTTCTGGCCAGATACAGCGCGCTGCCGCCCACGCCGCAGCCGGCGTCGAGGATGCGGCCGGCCTGCTCCAGACGCCCGAACCGCCGCAGCGCCTCGACCAGATCGACCTGGGCTTCATAGGGCGCTTTTCGGACCGAGCCGTCGCTGCCGTAATAGCCGTGATGCAGATGATCCCCCCAGACATCTTCCCACAGCGGCGTCGAAACGTCGTAAAACCGCTGGATGGCGCGTTGGAGGGCGTCGGTCTGCATGGGCTACCGGCGTCTGCGGAACAGGGTGAGCAGCACCGCGCTCGCTACGGCGACGAAGACCGCGACGCCGACCGCCTGGCGCGGCGGGATGGGATCCACGGGGGTCGTCCGCCGGCCGAAGCGGCGCTCGAGGCCGGCGCGCGCCTGCCCGATCATGGCCGCGGGAATGAATAGAAAACCGGCGATCGAC is a window from the Rhodothermales bacterium genome containing:
- a CDS encoding tetratricopeptide repeat protein, whose translation is MRTLAIGLVLLVFATSGRPADVYAQADAGYEALQTGDYARARRAFTDQLNEAGGRGGRAAVYLAETYIATGAYDEGLGVIDGYLRRAGDDAFLLSARGRLLEAMGRLGDASVAYRAAAERDISYLRNVLALALVMERQGQVTQAADIFGAIYRRYKNNELTTAEELGVGALAAARIGEFRDANEAFRLAYRIEPGHIENLYWWAELFREKYNDADAVRTYEEALTLNPHYAPLYTGLARATNGFEAREQYARKALAENPLSVDAYSILAGLAIVDGLFTEAETSALRALDIDSTSIEALGHLASSYYLQGDTVRYAEVERRALAINPRAGEFYLTLAHNSEMKFRYPDAVDFSLAAVQTDRRNPKAYAQLGTSLLRLGRSQEARRYLDFSFERDPFNVFVGNTLELLDEYENFALLDSEHFRLLIHASESDVLGPSILALAEEAYVDLRLRYPYTPAGKIFLEAYNDPDDFAVRVAGVPHIGLLGVCFGDVLAINTPKGQPAGSYNWARTLWHELAHTMSIGLAEFKLPRWFAEGLAVYEERVARPEWGREMELELLMAFDQNKLLPLESIDRGFTRPTFEGQILLSYFHASEVIAMIDADYGHDAVVNVLRGFAAGLNSAESVRQATGQTLAQIDAAFAERLRRRRGELSDVLAGWPNPFVEDQAPSLLDRLTGGGENALIAALREGYRLLDEKDFAGAERNFRQALSVYPAYVDPGNAYTGLAAVYRETGDTARRIEVLEAYLARAEHAAAEALELADLYEAAGRTAEAVALRERSLDVAPYDRDVQARLAEGYLEVGNTAGAVRARRAILGLNPVDRSEAYYLYALSLYADGQSAGARRAVLQSLELAPGYREAQKLLLKLVDDPAGE
- a CDS encoding homogentisate phytyltransferase, encoding MSTSRHPARALWAFSRPHTIIGTTLSVAGLFVMAYSLGGRPEVSWQVPGWTLLACLAANVFIVGLNQLVDIDIDRINKPDLPLASGALSVRAGRLIVGACLAVAVAVALVEGRYLAITVLASLAIGTLYSVPPIRLKRFHFWAAACIITVRGLIVNIFLYRHFADRMGMESRIPAVVWLLTGFIFVFGLVIAWYKDIPDMQGDRTFEIATLSLRLGPRRVFELGGAALAAGYLVVTFAGLVGVDGAHGPMLASVHLLLLAMARSRARSVQPEEPRAMTRYYLLLWGLFYAEYIVFPLSVWIG
- a CDS encoding methyltransferase domain-containing protein, whose product is MQTDALQRAIQRFYDVSTPLWEDVWGDHLHHGYYGSDGSVRKAPYEAQVDLVEALRRFGRLEQAGRILDAGCGVGGSALYLARKLGAEVEGITLSPVQARSATARAEAAGLGDRVRFSVADALAPPFEPASFDAVWALESAEHFPDKSAWLATCARLLRPGGRLVAATWCIRPSPPDPGAAERRLLRRLYGAYHLPDMISLPDYLERLAGLGFDAVCGEDWTGAVAPFWGEVVRSAMRPASLAGLLRAGWPTIRGALAMRHMMRGYRTGLIRFGVFTAVRR